A window of Streptomyces sp. DG1A-41 contains these coding sequences:
- a CDS encoding autotransporter has protein sequence MRSLTHTTAAAAGVLAAVASLLAAPPAVAAGPRDVTADVLADRDVTLGGDTVVSVPPGTTTYDGVFRGEGTLTVRGSGTLVLTKDSDFTLPESRRRQRVRTLGGNHPYVTVTNPDPPAVTVERGATLQYGDGGTAGLVGHFPYNTPAFRLNQDNIRVDGTLRLSLRSAYNLGTISGSGLITQPRFLWGTWDLSGTHSFSGVIDNGTQLNAGRPEYATSLPNVRKVLNQGTWTVDTPLGRTVTMGMDFYQREYGSDINVQSRPGGKVVLTGQYSWSNQGGDSDPSLSDPALNWTPARKNVNKRGTNIKGANVQWGDGTTNRIFMPGTAETVYINLLAARSRSRLTFDYDGPVTLGAPIGGGRFHDTLSAPGAGDIVIAGTPGNDVTFAAVQYYDGSTTVEKGAVLRLGSGKRGGDGGLYTAGAHYKVVNNGSLVLRNTNRPLALSRIGGSGSLTQSGAATTTLTGRAVTYTGTTTVSKGTLALRKGATLTRSKAIRLTAAGARLDAGPAGLRVATTLTGSGTVRGAVTNEGAVTTGLTVNGAYTQSSKGSLILRGKPLRVTGTVRLAGDLDVSAAGSPGRSAREITVLDHQGDGRTSGTFKGLRQGARLKLGDTTYRIDYRAGDGNDVALTAETTPSPSPTGPEASASGAVAPRSAGASEDVGFGWWPYALGLALVVSLAVPMATRRGRGRRRAGRHAGRARQ, from the coding sequence GTGCGCAGTCTCACCCACACCACAGCAGCGGCCGCCGGTGTCCTCGCGGCGGTCGCCTCCCTGCTCGCCGCTCCCCCGGCGGTGGCCGCCGGTCCACGGGACGTCACCGCCGACGTGCTCGCCGACCGGGACGTGACGCTCGGCGGCGACACGGTCGTCAGTGTGCCGCCGGGGACGACGACGTACGACGGCGTGTTCCGCGGCGAGGGCACGCTCACGGTGCGCGGCAGCGGGACGCTGGTCCTCACCAAGGACAGCGACTTCACGCTCCCGGAGTCCCGGCGGCGGCAGCGGGTACGGACGCTCGGCGGGAACCACCCGTACGTCACCGTCACCAACCCCGACCCGCCGGCGGTCACGGTGGAGCGCGGTGCGACGCTCCAGTACGGCGACGGCGGGACGGCCGGACTGGTCGGCCACTTCCCTTACAACACCCCGGCGTTCCGCCTCAACCAGGACAACATCCGGGTCGACGGCACCCTGCGGCTGTCGCTGAGGAGCGCGTACAACCTGGGCACCATCAGCGGCTCCGGGCTGATCACCCAGCCGAGGTTCCTCTGGGGCACCTGGGACCTGTCGGGCACGCACTCCTTCTCCGGGGTGATCGACAACGGTACCCAGCTGAACGCAGGCCGCCCGGAGTACGCGACCTCGCTGCCGAACGTCCGCAAGGTCCTCAACCAGGGCACCTGGACCGTCGACACGCCTTTGGGCCGGACCGTCACGATGGGCATGGACTTCTACCAGCGCGAGTACGGCAGCGACATCAACGTCCAGTCGCGGCCCGGCGGCAAGGTGGTCCTGACCGGCCAGTACAGCTGGTCAAACCAGGGCGGCGACAGCGATCCGTCGCTCAGCGACCCGGCCCTCAACTGGACGCCCGCCCGCAAGAACGTCAACAAGCGCGGCACCAACATCAAGGGCGCGAACGTCCAGTGGGGCGACGGCACCACGAACCGGATCTTCATGCCGGGCACCGCCGAGACGGTCTACATCAACCTCCTGGCCGCCCGCTCCCGTTCCCGCCTCACCTTCGACTACGACGGCCCGGTGACGCTCGGCGCCCCCATCGGCGGCGGCAGATTCCACGACACCCTCTCGGCCCCCGGCGCCGGCGACATCGTCATCGCCGGAACCCCCGGCAACGACGTGACCTTCGCGGCCGTCCAGTACTACGACGGCTCGACGACGGTGGAGAAGGGGGCGGTGCTACGGCTGGGCAGCGGGAAGCGCGGCGGGGACGGCGGGCTGTACACGGCGGGCGCCCACTACAAGGTCGTCAACAACGGCTCGCTCGTCCTGCGCAACACGAACCGGCCCCTCGCCCTCTCCCGCATCGGCGGCAGCGGCTCGCTCACCCAGTCGGGAGCCGCTACGACGACCCTGACGGGCCGGGCCGTCACCTACACCGGGACGACCACCGTCTCCAAGGGCACGCTGGCCCTGCGAAAAGGCGCCACCCTCACGCGCAGCAAGGCGATACGGCTCACGGCGGCCGGGGCACGGCTGGACGCGGGACCGGCGGGCCTGCGCGTCGCGACCACGCTGACGGGCAGCGGCACGGTCAGAGGTGCGGTGACGAACGAAGGTGCCGTGACGACCGGCCTCACCGTGAACGGCGCCTACACACAGAGCTCGAAGGGCTCCCTAATCCTGCGCGGCAAGCCCCTGAGAGTGACCGGGACCGTGCGGCTGGCAGGAGACCTCGACGTGTCGGCGGCGGGAAGCCCGGGCAGGTCCGCTCGTGAGATCACCGTCCTCGACCACCAGGGCGACGGCCGGACCTCGGGAACGTTCAAGGGACTGCGGCAAGGCGCCCGTCTGAAGCTCGGCGACACCACCTACCGCATCGACTACCGGGCGGGAGACGGCAACGACGTCGCTCTGACCGCCGAAACCACCCCGAGCCCCTCCCCCACCGGCCCCGAGGCGTCCGCGTCCGGCGCCGTGGCGCCCCGGAGCGCCGGAGCGTCGGAGGACGTCGGCTTCGGCTGGTGGCCGTACGCGCTCGGGCTGGCGCTCGTCGTCAGCCTCGCCGTACCGATGGCGACGCGACGCGGCCGGGGCCGGCGTCGCGCCGGCCGGCACGCGGGCCGCGCGCGGCAGTGA
- a CDS encoding expansin EXLX1 family cellulose-binding protein yields MASHSRRRPLRERRTALVFAVALAAVGVLLSLVMALRPDGEPNAVRAAAEPAADSRSSAPATAPEQKAKPSPKPKPKPKPKPSKASPTPTATTPSARRSSPTSAPRSSPRPASGTAPLAGRIQPQVTYKGVATHYDAADGDGACLYGPSPDLMVAAMNHTDYETSKACGAHILVRAANGASVTVRITNECPLPCAPGQLDLSKEAFAKLAGLSAGRIPITWSLLSPSTSDTVSIRYKTGSSRHWCGIQALGHRNPLARLEVRTGSGWSRLTRTEYNYFLSPDGTGCGGPLRLTDIYGEQLTVDGIAVRPDAVQATRVQFARH; encoded by the coding sequence GTGGCATCCCATTCCCGCCGCCGCCCCCTCCGCGAACGGCGCACGGCCCTCGTCTTTGCCGTCGCCCTGGCAGCGGTGGGAGTTCTGCTGTCCCTGGTGATGGCGCTCCGCCCCGACGGCGAGCCGAACGCCGTGCGAGCCGCTGCCGAGCCCGCCGCCGACAGCCGGTCGAGTGCCCCGGCCACGGCACCGGAACAGAAGGCCAAACCGAGCCCGAAGCCGAAACCGAAACCGAAACCGAAACCGTCCAAGGCTTCCCCGACGCCGACCGCGACCACCCCGTCGGCGCGGCGGTCCTCGCCCACCAGCGCCCCCCGGTCCTCACCGCGGCCGGCGTCCGGCACGGCACCGCTGGCGGGACGCATCCAGCCCCAGGTCACCTACAAGGGGGTCGCCACCCACTACGACGCCGCGGACGGCGACGGGGCCTGCCTGTACGGCCCGAGCCCCGACCTCATGGTCGCGGCGATGAACCACACCGACTACGAGACGTCCAAGGCGTGCGGTGCGCACATCCTCGTCCGCGCGGCGAACGGCGCCTCCGTCACGGTCCGGATCACCAACGAGTGCCCGCTGCCCTGCGCCCCCGGCCAACTCGACCTCAGCAAAGAGGCCTTCGCCAAGCTCGCCGGCCTCTCCGCCGGCCGGATCCCGATCACCTGGAGCCTGCTGAGCCCCAGCACGTCCGACACCGTCTCGATCCGCTACAAGACCGGCTCCAGCCGGCACTGGTGCGGCATCCAGGCGCTCGGCCACCGCAACCCGCTGGCCCGGCTGGAGGTCAGGACCGGCAGCGGATGGAGCCGGCTGACCCGTACCGAGTACAACTACTTCCTCTCCCCCGACGGCACGGGCTGCGGCGGCCCCCTGAGGCTCACCGACATCTACGGCGAACAACTCACCGTCGACGGCATCGCGGTCCGTCCGGACGCCGTACAGGCGACGCGTGTGCAGTTCGCCCGGCACTGA
- a CDS encoding glycoside hydrolase family 43 protein, with product MSRDRDHALPEPPSRRLLLKGAAAAGALAAVPAVSGVAQAATPAGPPKPAPFVNPLVRNRADPHINRHKDGFYYFTATAPEYDRIILRRSRTLNGLGTADESVIWRAHPTGNMGAHIWAPELHRIGGKWYIYFAAAPAEDVWAIRIWVLENAHPNPFKGTWVEKGQVKTAWETFSLDATTFTHRGKRYLAWAQHEPGMDNNTGIFLSEMANPWTLKGPQVRLSTPEYDWERIGFKVNEGPYVIKRNGRLFMTYSASATDFNYCMGLLTADADSHLLDPMSWSKSPTPVFTSNDTTKQYGPGHNCFTVAEDGRTDVLVYHARQYKEINGDPLNDPNRHTRIQKLGWKPDGTPDFGIPVADTVKAGD from the coding sequence ATGAGCCGCGACCGCGACCACGCTCTGCCCGAACCCCCCAGCCGCAGGCTGCTGCTGAAGGGCGCCGCAGCCGCCGGCGCCCTGGCCGCCGTCCCCGCCGTTTCGGGTGTGGCCCAGGCCGCCACCCCGGCCGGGCCCCCGAAGCCGGCCCCCTTCGTGAACCCGCTCGTCCGCAACCGGGCCGACCCGCACATCAACCGGCACAAGGACGGCTTCTACTACTTCACCGCCACCGCCCCCGAGTACGACCGCATCATCCTGCGCCGCTCCCGCACCCTGAACGGCCTGGGCACGGCCGACGAGTCCGTGATCTGGCGCGCCCACCCCACGGGCAACATGGGCGCGCACATCTGGGCGCCGGAACTGCACCGCATCGGCGGCAAGTGGTACATCTACTTCGCCGCGGCGCCCGCGGAGGACGTGTGGGCGATCCGCATATGGGTGCTGGAGAACGCCCATCCCAACCCGTTCAAGGGCACCTGGGTGGAGAAGGGCCAGGTGAAGACGGCCTGGGAGACGTTCTCCCTGGACGCCACGACCTTCACCCACCGCGGCAAGCGCTACCTCGCCTGGGCGCAGCACGAGCCCGGAATGGACAACAACACCGGCATCTTCCTGTCCGAGATGGCGAACCCCTGGACCCTGAAGGGCCCGCAGGTGCGGCTCTCCACCCCCGAGTACGACTGGGAGCGCATCGGCTTCAAGGTCAACGAGGGCCCGTACGTCATCAAGCGCAACGGCCGCCTCTTCATGACGTACTCGGCCAGCGCCACCGACTTCAACTACTGCATGGGCCTGCTGACCGCGGACGCCGACAGCCACCTCCTGGACCCCATGAGCTGGTCCAAGTCGCCGACACCGGTCTTCACCAGCAACGACACCACCAAGCAGTACGGCCCCGGCCACAACTGCTTCACCGTCGCCGAGGACGGCCGTACCGACGTCCTCGTCTACCACGCCCGCCAGTACAAGGAGATCAACGGCGACCCGCTGAACGACCCCAACCGGCACACCCGTATCCAGAAGCTCGGCTGGAAGCCGGACGGCACCCCCGACTTCGGCATCCCCGTCGCCGACACGGTGAAGGCGGGTGACTGA
- a CDS encoding RICIN domain-containing protein: MRRAYAVLLALCLALTGALATAGTAQAAPQTITNGTQFTDTSGNPVHAHGGGVIKVGSYYYWFGEHRNADNTFRYVDAYRSTDLKNWEFRNHVLTEASDPELATANIERPKVMYNASTGKFVMWMHKENGTDYSEARAAVAVSDTVDGDYTWKGSFRPLGQHMSRDITVFTDTDGAGYMISAARENYDLQIYRLTADYTGIASLVANPWPGGHREAPALFKRNGVYFMLTSGATGWNPNQQQYATATNIAGPWSAMKNIGDSTTYGSQTAYVLPVQGSSGTSYLYMGDRWGNSFGGTVNDSRYVWLPLTFSNSTTMSMSWSPEVTIDTATGTVSGTSATYNTLIARHSSKCADVTSQSLWAGAQLKQYDCNGGTNQKYWFKSVGGGYYQLMVRNSSLCVRENASTVTQENCNASATNQQWSLTTTGSYVNVKSRATGECLDVNGASTANGAALITYTCNGGTNQQWTRGT; this comes from the coding sequence ATGAGACGCGCGTACGCGGTCCTCCTCGCCCTGTGCCTGGCGCTGACCGGCGCGCTCGCCACCGCCGGCACCGCACAGGCCGCGCCCCAGACCATCACCAACGGCACCCAGTTCACGGACACCTCGGGCAACCCCGTCCACGCCCACGGCGGCGGGGTCATCAAGGTCGGCTCCTACTACTACTGGTTCGGCGAGCACCGCAACGCCGACAACACCTTCCGGTACGTCGACGCCTACCGCTCGACCGACCTGAAGAACTGGGAGTTCCGCAACCACGTCCTGACCGAGGCCAGCGACCCGGAGCTGGCGACCGCCAACATCGAGCGGCCCAAGGTCATGTACAACGCGTCCACCGGCAAGTTCGTGATGTGGATGCACAAGGAGAACGGCACCGACTACAGCGAGGCCCGCGCGGCCGTCGCCGTCTCCGACACGGTCGACGGCGACTACACCTGGAAGGGCAGCTTCCGTCCGCTCGGCCAGCACATGTCCCGCGACATCACGGTCTTCACCGACACCGACGGCGCCGGGTACATGATCTCCGCCGCCCGCGAGAACTACGACCTCCAGATCTACCGCCTCACCGCCGACTACACCGGCATCGCGAGCCTGGTCGCCAACCCCTGGCCGGGCGGCCACCGCGAGGCCCCGGCGCTGTTCAAGCGGAACGGCGTGTACTTCATGCTGACCTCGGGCGCCACGGGCTGGAACCCCAACCAGCAGCAGTACGCCACGGCCACGAACATCGCCGGACCCTGGTCGGCCATGAAGAACATCGGCGACTCGACGACGTACGGCTCGCAGACCGCCTACGTCCTGCCGGTTCAGGGCAGTTCGGGCACCTCGTACCTGTACATGGGCGACCGCTGGGGCAACTCCTTCGGCGGGACCGTCAACGACTCGCGCTACGTCTGGCTGCCGCTGACCTTCTCCAACTCGACCACGATGTCCATGTCCTGGTCGCCGGAGGTCACCATCGACACGGCCACCGGGACCGTCTCCGGCACCAGCGCCACGTACAACACCCTCATCGCCCGCCACTCGTCCAAGTGCGCGGACGTGACCAGTCAGTCGCTGTGGGCGGGCGCCCAGCTCAAGCAGTACGACTGCAACGGCGGCACCAACCAGAAGTACTGGTTCAAGTCCGTCGGCGGCGGCTACTACCAGCTGATGGTCAGGAACAGCTCCCTGTGCGTGCGGGAGAACGCGAGCACGGTCACGCAGGAGAACTGCAACGCCTCCGCGACGAACCAGCAGTGGTCGCTGACCACCACCGGCTCGTACGTCAACGTCAAGTCGCGTGCGACCGGCGAGTGCCTGGACGTGAACGGCGCGTCCACCGCCAACGGCGCCGCGCTCATCACCTACACGTGCAACGGAGGCACCAACCAGCAGTGGACGCGCGGGACATGA